tttttgagagagatagggagCATGCtatttgtttcgtttatttcatttagaaataaacttaactgaaaatgtgaatcaattaggattcgaacttggaacctcggataccaaccatcaaaatCTTTACCGCTTGCCTTAGAGACGGTCAATATTTTTTGTAACCCTGACTATGTAATAAAATTTGCGTCCTCTAACATTTTAGTTAATGCAGATGAAATGAACCTCAAATGCACAACTTAATGTTTTAGCACATATATTTAACTTCTCTTTCCTCACGACagagaaaaggaggaaaaaaaaaaaccaaaaaaattgcTTGGAAAATTTGAGCGAATCTTGAATTCAAGAAGGAGAACCTTTCAGTAAAAATTAGTTAGCACTCGGCAATTTAAGCTGTTTCGTTACCGACTTTGCAAAGCCACCGCATTTGGCCCTTTTGCAAATAAGGTCCAACATTTTCTGATTTTGTAAAAGGATGGCGTTATTTTTCGCTCTTCGCCTTTCAAGTTTCAACTTGCTatgaccaaaatacccctccgcaCCTACAATTCTTCACTCTCTCGTCGAGCGACTCCGTCGAGGGAGGCGGAGCTCTGCGACGCTACTCGAAAccttaaccctaaccctaatctccGAACTCAAACCCTAACACCCTAATCTCCCTCTTtgcctttctctctccctttctctctttctttgtctagctattttaattcaattcctttcttttttttttctctctttttagtTGGTTCTTTTGTGCTCTTCTTTTGTAAATCCAAAAGCTCTTTTTAACTACTCTACTTTTCAACAAGCACTCATGtcctactctttttttttcaatttaaaattatattggaATTTCGTGCATCAACCACTGTCCTTCCAATAAGAGCTTCCTCTCTGGATacttaaaccaaaaaaaaaaaaagaaatcagaaTCACAAGgtccaagtttttttttttttttttcttatatccTATTTCTCACAATATGCAGCAATTATAGTTTTTTAGTATGGAAAACGGTAGGTAGCATCTTTATACTAATTGAATAATGTTATTGGGTAGGTTTACAagtccttttaaaaaaaaaaaaaaaaaatcatattaataatttttcagGTAAGCTCATAAAGGAGAAAAGGAGACCAAATAATGGATGATCTGATGGATGCTTGGTTGGATTGAATTGGTAAAAAGCTTCTTGACTTTTTGCACCTTCTAATTGGATTGATTGTATTTATGTAGCAAATAAATGCATAGAAAAAGATATTGgttttcatttataaatatattgtcTTATTAGTTGTTGTAATgaaaatgacattttttttgtgtagtacaatttatattatttaatgtgGTTTCTTTCTGACTATACGTGATTGTTTACAATGCCTTCTATTTCACATtgattttgacattattagttTATTACATATACAACCCAGAAAAATATCTACTCCGGCTAAGCCTTCATCAAAATATTCAAGTTTGCAAGACCATGAATTTTTCATATGTGCAGTTAAAAAATTCAGTTTTTTTCATTAATAAGGAAggaaaatctaaattttctcaCATACTTTCAGTGAGAAATTTTCTTTCAGGAATGTACTTTTGTGAAAGATTTTTCGATTCTACTGGTTCTGCTTGAAATTATCTAAGTACTTATAGAAGctaatttttctaacaaatagtaatattatataatctttttagttgtacatatatgtaaatataaccCATTTTGCTCATTTTCTTATGTCACTCTGTTCGttaggatttttatttattctgaGGTCACTATCAGATGatgtatataaatttttctcaccaacaaaaagaaaaaaaaaatcactatttataactatccggCTGATTGAATAGCCAAAGGGAGACTATAATATTCTTGAGTTTATTATCTATTCTAATATCCATtgacccttttttattttttttgtattactTGGTAATCATCATATAACCGCTTATTTAACTCCGATTAATTCTGTTTTCAGAACGCCAATAGTGAGAAGCAATTGATCAAAACTTGTCGAATTTTTAATATAGTCACCAAAAAGGAATCCTAGTGGTTGTAGGAGCCTGCAAGCATTAAAACTCTCAAAAATACTTGCCGTCGAGAAGTGATCTAAATCCAACAATTATAAAATTCAGGATCTGAATGCTATCCTCTCTTcaatttattgtaattaataGTTTTTTCACTTTCAAAATTAGTTCAAAGTCCGTTATGCGTTATGTCAAGTCACATACCAATTATCCATagataaaactatataaaagcTTATGCAGTATCTggttaaagaagaagaagatgataacATTAAGAAAAAACTGATGTCGGTAGGGCTAATATTACCTGCTAATAATATTACCTTCTCATATTAGCATGTCGTATTATGGTGTGGCAACACGGTATTCTTATATTGTGCAAAATAACTTATTAGCACATAACATACTGTCACTAAATTTAATGAATATTCACAGAATTGTGTAATTATAACGCAGCTTAAAGATTAATGAGctgttaattataataaaatgaaattcttattttgttttttggaaGTCATGAATTTAATTCTGAAAAAGAAATGCCTAGATCGATTTCAACCATTCTCACCTTCAATGTTTATTTAAACCCGGAAATCTACGTAGCAGGGCATTTGGCTCTTGCAAGAAATAACCATTTTAAGCCATATTCCTTCTTTATACCATGTAAGATTATAACCGTCCTCCTGAATGGAGAGGTGATACAGAAATTAACAATCTTCCTTTGTTAAATATTTACACTATTGAATGATTCAGGCCCATGACATAATAATGCTTGACATGTGCAACATGTAGTTatattaaaatgccaatttggCCTCTCTTTAAGGGCAtgatttatgtatataatatctGTTGGCTCAACTAGAAAACAGAGGTGGCTTTTGGCCAAGCcaactctctcttcttcttctccttcttcttcttcttcttcttcttctttttttgtttcttcagaGGAACAGAAAGTGTATGGGGACCTGTCAATCTACTGAGTCTGTTGAGACGAAAGGAAATCATGATCAGAATGTAGTATATGTGGCGGATGCAAACAGGCCAGGCTCGGATGAGGATGGAAGGCGGAGGATCGCTTCTCTCTACTCGCAACGAGGAAAGAAAGGTCCGAACCAGGATGCAGTCATTCTCTGCCAGGTATGTTAGCCTCCTGTATTCCTCCAAATCATGTAGCATTGGTTCATATCTGTAGCATGTATTGTGGCTTTGATAATATAAAACTTTCTTTTGGACCAACTTTTGATTGAAGAGTTTTCCCTATCAAGCTCTTTTGATTACTAGCAAGATTTCTTTCTTGATCATGTACGGGCACCGAAGTTGTAAAAAAAGGAGCTTTCTGTTTCTTTCAATTCATGTTTAGGTATTTCTATATCTCcaggtctttttttttaaggaacgAGGATGAATCCATATTATATTAAAGAGTCtagaaagttttatatattaatattattcccagttttctaaaaatttatcaTAATATGGATTTCTTAAATGAGTGATTGAATATACTGAATCATAGTCTGACGGTCTAACATTTTGAATGCATACGGTGGCTATTCATCTTATGAACTCTTAGATCTGATGTAGTTTGAACTAAAGGGATTTGGAGTTGAGTCTAATACCATATTGTCTTAAGGATTATCTGATAGGAAATGACttagcaaaaagaaaaatttaagaccttcaaatatttactttgtcGTCATGACCCAAAGTTCCTATGGTAACAAAACGGGAAACTGCCTCTTATGTTTCTAGAGTGAACAATTAAATTTTCTAAGATTCTATCAAAAGGTTGTGTGAGCGGACTTAAATAATAAGAAGTTTTACGAAGGAATTGTAATGCTTATTGGAAAAGTTGGcagttttttgaaaatcaagTAAAACTCAGACTTGAATAAAAATTTCCCctcttaaaagaaaaacaaagtttCTATTTATGAACAATCAATATCATCATgtctgcaattttttttttctgctgaattttctttttctcttttgtcatAAACCTTAAGATTGTTTCCAGCTCCCTATGAATAGATGCGTGCTACCATTAAATGATGACTAAAGTCCCTACTCTTTGATTAAGGGTTTTGGTATGGAAGATGGAGTGTTCTGTGGTGTATTTGACGGACATGGAAAAAACGGCCACATGATAAGCAAAATAGTAAGGGATTTCCTCCCTTGCCTGCTTCTTAGCCAACGAAACACCCTAATGCTCTCCGACGAAGATTCTGACTTCACTGATAGCACTACCACCAGCCCGAAAGATGATAGTGAGGGCTCCCCAATCTTGTCTCCCTTTCTATTCGAGGAGTGGAAAGAGGCATGCATAAGCGCTTTCAAAGTCATGGATAAGGAGCTGAAGCTCCAATCCAACTTAGATTGCACTTTTAGTGGCACCACTGCGGTATCTATAATCAAACAGGTAAAATCAAATGATTTCCATTGATGTGCTTTATCAAGTAGAAATAGTTCATTGACAAAGTTTCCGTGTTCACAAATTGAAAATAGGGAAATTATTTGATCATTGCTAACCTAGGGGATTCAAGGGCAGTGATGGGCACCATCTCCGAAGAGGGTCACCTAGAAGCTATACAGCTTACGACTGATCTAAAGCCTAGCATTCCTAGTAAGACTTCTCTTTCCGTTTGTAACATTCTGAAATTATTACCcgaagtcccaagttcgaatcctagttgattcacatttccagctaagtttatttctaaatgaaataaacgaaatgggtagcgtgctacctatctctcaaaaaaaaaaaaaaaaaaaacattctaaaattGTTGCACGGAAAATACGTCTGAGCCTTGAACATTTCGCCTGATCACATATCACCGCTCGAATTctacattttaaaataagacATAATGGTTATCTTTTTTCAATCGACAACCAGTCAtgtttttgtcaatttttttataaaaatcatGGGTTGCATAAAAGTTAGATCACTAAAATTCCTGAGGCTCAAACTCAAACTTTTGAATACCACGTGACAGTCATTTGCTGATGACCATTTATAGAAATTTGGCAATAATAGGGCATATTGGTTTATTAACTTATCAAAGTCCGAGCAATGATATCTTGTAAGGCTAGATATGAAGGGAGGGATATCTTTCTCATTGTTGTGACATTTATGGAGGATCTATTTAGTTATTTCTGGAAACTTGACATGCAGAGGAAgcagagagaataagaaaaagcaAAGGTCGAGTTTTCGCTCTACGTGATGAGCCACACATTCAACGGGTGTGGCTGCCACATGAGAACTTCCCCGGCCTCGCCATGGCCCGTTCTTTTGGAGATTTCCAGCTGAAACACTACGGTGTGATCTCAATCCCTGAGGTCTCGCATCATCAGATATCAAGTAAAGACCAGTTCATTGTTCTAGCAACTGACGGGGTACGTATGATAAAACATGTTCCTCGAtatctttaaaatattttttcatacttCATTTAATCTAATATATCATGGGAAAGTTTGTAGGTCATGTTCCTCGAtatctttaaaatattttttcatacttCATTTAATCTGATATATCATAGGAAAGTTTGTAGGTTTGGGATGTTCTAAACAATGAGGAAGTTGTATCAATAGTGTGGTCGATTGAACGCAAAGAGGATGCAGCAAAAGCACTTGTAGAGGCCGCAGTTCATGCATGGAAAAACAAGTTCCCGGCGTCAAGAATAGATGATTGCTCTGCAGCTTGCCTCTTTTTACAAGAGGGGAGGCAGGGGAAAAAGTGAATACAATTGACTTCTAAGGGACTCTTTGTGGGAAATTGTTTTCTATAGGGAACTCAGTGAGATTATATGTTATCTATTGTGTTTTGTACAAATAGTTGATATTGTACTAATTAAAGGCAAATATTCGGACCAAAGAGGAGATCATGAGAAGAGGGTGTTGTGTTATGCTTATATGTGCACTATACAATTCATTGTATGACCACATGAtggattgaaatttttttgctaaatattGTGCAGTTGTTGAGCAGGAAGCGGTCTTATAGCCTATAAGGCcaaacaattaatttattttaacatGGCCTAAATAATGATGGACTTTTGCATAATTCATAATTAAATTGCATCTTCCCAATCCATAATAAAAGTTCacattattactttttttttcactgctTAGTAGTAGAAATAGTCAAATATATTCAGTTGGGCTCATTATATAGGGAACCTATagcctatttttttttgtaaaaacacacaaccaaaaaataaaaataaaagcaaaacaTAAGATTGCAATCTTAACATACTAACGTGGagatatatattcattaatttgATATAGACTTAAATACATGAGTCCAAACATACATGAGATatcatcaaataaaaaaaaattggcaacCACTGGAATAGCGTAGAAGGTATCCAAGTGTGGCTACCAATAAAGTTCCTTACAGTGAACTTAGCGGCATCGTCaaatgaatttataattttatatctgGGCCAAGGCACTTGCTTGGTGGTGTTTGCACCTGGTTCTCGATTTTGAAACTCTGAATAGAAAAGTTTATCTAGTGGCGATGTGCTATTCCACTCAAGCCACCCCGGACGGATGGATAAGATTGTCGATGAAGGATTGCATTATAATTGTCCTCGAGTAGGCTTCCAGGGATGCCCAAAAAGTAATATAGTTCTTTACTGTCTTGAGATCCGGTGTCACCAGCGTGGAACAATTTTGAAGAATGAATCCTGTGTCTACAAAGGCTGTCTCGCTGCCTTGCGTTGTTGTGACATTTTGTTGTCCTAGTAGCGATTTTCTAGCCAGAAATATGCAACACTTAAAGATAGCTTGCGTATTTCCAAATACAAAACTCACCTTCCTATAAACTTTGCATTCACGATAGAGCTGATGTCCTGATTTTACATATAACGTGTCTGGCTgtcaatatataattaattgaaatcatgcaaaatgaatataattaattgaaaataatttgctGGCTGTCTATATATGCATTTGTGTATTAATATTGCTACAACTGATTATAGTGTTATATGGTATGGTTGACCATAGAAATTAGAAATCGGTAAAACTCCCCCTCAAAGTGGAGCATGAGAATTCGAAACACCCAACTTGGATAGTCAaaatctaaacttatctttACCCAATGCTTTGGTAAAATTATTAGTCAGTTGATGAGTTTTTTGAACAAAAGCTGTGCATATTATGTCGGATTAGATTTTTTCACAAATGAGATGGCAGTCGATTTCAATATATTTAGTATGTTCATGAAAAATCTGATTGGCTTGACCGTCGCAATAAAGAACCATATTTGTTTTATGAGATATACTAGGATCTTGAAGAATTACTTTAAGCCATAAAAACTCACACCTACTAGTAGCCATTGCATAGTATTCAGCTAGTGCTGATGATCGGGAAAAAGCCAAGATAGGGGACTGTTTCTAAGCATTGTGAAGTAACAAGTACATTTTCGTGTCATTGGACAAGAATAGAGCCGAACTGGGCAATAGGTCAGCCCGGCCTAGTCCGGATAAAATTGGGGCAGGGCCGTGTCGGGCCCAGCAAGACTCTCTGGCCCTGATGTCATGggcaatattttaaaaatattttaaatattttaaaaataaaaattaaatggttCTCTTTCGGCTaat
This DNA window, taken from Ananas comosus cultivar F153 linkage group 5, ASM154086v1, whole genome shotgun sequence, encodes the following:
- the LOC109711059 gene encoding probable protein phosphatase 2C 12 isoform X3, whose product is MLGWIELRNRKCMGTCQSTESVETKGNHDQNVVYVADANRPGSDEDGRRRIASLYSQRGKKGPNQDAVILCQGFGMEDGVFCGVFDGHGKNGHMISKIVRDFLPCLLLSQRNTLMLSDEDSDFTDSTTTSPKDDSEGSPILSPFLFEEWKEACISAFKVMDKELKLQSNLDCTFSGTTAVSIIKQGNYLIIANLGDSRAVMGTISEEGHLEAIQLTTDLKPSIPKEAERIRKSKGRVFALRDEPHIQRVWLPHENFPGLAMARSFGDFQLKHYGVISIPEVSHHQISSKDQFIVLATDGESL
- the LOC109711059 gene encoding probable protein phosphatase 2C 12 isoform X1, with product MLGWIELRNRKCMGTCQSTESVETKGNHDQNVVYVADANRPGSDEDGRRRIASLYSQRGKKGPNQDAVILCQGFGMEDGVFCGVFDGHGKNGHMISKIVRDFLPCLLLSQRNTLMLSDEDSDFTDSTTTSPKDDSEGSPILSPFLFEEWKEACISAFKVMDKELKLQSNLDCTFSGTTAVSIIKQGNYLIIANLGDSRAVMGTISEEGHLEAIQLTTDLKPSIPKEAERIRKSKGRVFALRDEPHIQRVWLPHENFPGLAMARSFGDFQLKHYGVISIPEVSHHQISSKDQFIVLATDGVWDVLNNEEVVSIVWSIERKEDAAKALVEAAVHAWKNKFPASRIDDCSAACLFLQEGRQGKK
- the LOC109711059 gene encoding probable protein phosphatase 2C 12 isoform X2 → MLGWIELRNRKCMGTCQSTESVETKGNHDQNVVYVADANRPGSDEDGRRRIASLYSQRGKKGPNQDAVILCQGFGMEDGVFCGVFDGHGKNGHMISKIVRDFLPCLLLSQRNTLMLSDEDSDFTDSTTTSPKDDSEGSPILSPFLFEEWKEACISAFKVMDKELKLQSNLDCTFSGTTAVSIIKQGNYLIIANLGDSRAVMGTISEEGHLEAIQLTTDLKPSIPKEAERIRKSKGRVFALRDEPHIQRVWLPHENFPGLAMARSFGDFQLKHYGVISIPEVSHHQISSKDQFIVLATDGFVGLGCSKQ